GACGGTTGAAATAAAATTTTGCTCTGTGCTCTTGTATCCTGAGCTAAGAAATGTTGCTAACAACTTGTTACAGACCCCTTTGCTGATGCAACTAAGGGTGACGACCGCCTCCCGGCAGGGACTGAAGAGTACATCCATATAAGAATTCAACAACGTAACGGCAGGAAGACACTGACCACCGTCCAAGGCATTGCAGATGATTATGATAAAAAGAAACTTGTGAAAGCCTTTAAAAAGGTATCTTTCCTGCATAACTTGTACATCAATTTTTTACCCATTTTAGTTTGGATTTATTCTACAGATGAGAATGTAGGGAGTTTTTGTTTGGAATTTCCTAATTTATGGACAGTCAATTTTGACTTGGTGTTATCTGAACTCTATACTTCTGAATATTTTTTATCCAATGATCATTGAGATAACTTTGGACACTTTCCATCTCTTATGAAGGAATTGTCTTTTTGGTATATTTAGAGAATGCTGATTTGTATGATTCTCTGAGCTCAGTTATGGGACCAACATGCTTGAGGCTCATTACAACCATCGTCATTCATCTTTCCAAATGATACTGACTACATCTGTATTACACCTAGTTTCTTGGAAAGAGCTCAAAAACGGGTGCAAACTTTGCATCTTGCTGACTTATGTGAAGGAAATGTACTAGGTAATCTGACTACTATCCATGGGTGCTCTGGAGCCTACATGTACAATAGTAGGAATAATGTGGCATTGGTGGATTTTTGGGTCCTCTTCAGCTGCTGTCTGCTATCATCTTCATTATCTCTGACTTTTCTGTACCAGTTTATCTTGGAAATGAAATGGGTCACATGGGGACATATATTGAAAATGTGAGTTCCAGAGTCGTCCTACCTTCTGGGTGCAAAAGTTTTTCCttacatcccctctaaacttccTGTCCCATACCATAAGTCTATGCccactggtcattgatccctccaccgaggggaaatgtttctttctGTCTATGCATTTGCTGCCCCACTTGGTACAAAaatgaccccagtctatccaatatcTCCATGACGAaacctctccagcccaggcaacatcctggttaatctctgcactctttccagtgctgtcACATCCCTCCTATGTTGTGGATTCTAGAACTGCATGGAATActgtagctgtggcctaaccgatGTTTTATATAGGTCCAGCATAACCTTCCTGCTGTTAAATACTcctttggctaataaaggcaagtataccatactATGGTATCTTACATGTACAATAATGTACCACTGCTTGATTTTTTTGGGTCCTCTTCTGCTGCTGTTTGCTATCAACTTCATTATCTTTGTATGCAGGCTCTTCTGTACCAGTTTATCCTGGAATGAGGTGGGTCACGAGGGCaaatatgttaaagatgctatcaAGTCATTCTAAACTTAGTTCCTTGTAACATGTTTCTGATTGGTTTGTTTTGTAGTATAGCTAAATTTATACGGTTGCCCTTGTGGAGCAATTGGTAACCCCAACTTTTCTGTTGGGACTAGGAGTATCTATTTAAGCTGGACAACTGGGTATATTTTTAAACCATGAAAGTTTAACTAAAGGTGTATTTTTCCATTTGGTGCTGTATACCAGAGATCACAACAATTGAAGCAGCTGTCTATTTCGTCAAATTTACCACCTGGAAATTAATTTTTGACTGTTTATTTTTTTAGAAATTTGCCTGCAATGGTACTGTGATAGAACACCCTGAATACGGTGAGGTAATCCAACTTCAGGGTGACCAGCGGAAGAATATCTGCCAATTTCTTCTGGAGGTGAGGCAAAAGTTGTTCAATTTGTCCCCATAGTAATGAGAAATCTGAGTAAAGTTAAATATTTGATATTGCTCTATCTTTTGTCTGCTGTACCACTGAAATTGATTATTCTgtgatggatttttaaaaaatccactgAGCAAGAATGGAAGGTGTATTTGCCAAAGCTGTTACAAGTACATCGAGGTCTTTAGTATGTCGTGACTTTGTCATGCTAAACTTGAGATTAATTACATTTTATCAGGTTCTGAATTTGCACAAGAGGGCAGCATACAGTTGGTCTTTTATCCAATTTGCTTTAAGTGCTTGCATACATATTTGGCATGGCTTGGAAAGATGGATAGACATTCTGTTTACAGTTCCCATGTTTGGAGTGATCCATCCATCAAAATCGTTATTTTTTAAAGTAGAGATATTTTCACAGATGCTAGACACTTTTTTAATTGTATGCAAATTTTAAACAATTTTATAAAAAGTAATACTGCAGGGGAAGGCTGTTCAATCCATGTTGGCTCTCTGGAGTCTGTCCAGttggttccaatccaatcctcttcCCCACATGGCTCAGTGAATTTTTTTCCTCTTCCAAGTGCTACTGCAATTCTCAAGTTGATTATTGAATCCGCCTCTATTACCTTcctagacagtgcattccaaactgcAACAGCCCTGCCATCTCTGGTTCTTTCTATCAAGTTTCCTTTCGATCTGTCTTCTGGTTATTGGCTGCACTGTTCTATTGGAAACTTTTTCAATTTCTCTCGTCCCAagatttgatcaagtttttcacCTTCCCAGCTCTAGGGAGAGCTATCTCAGTCTTTCCATATAATTGAAACCTTTAATCTCTGGTACTGTCTAATAAGTCCTTCCTGAAATGTGGAGCCCAGAATTGGGCATGATTCTCCAGCTGGGGCCCAGAGTTTATTTTCTATGCAGGGTTTGTCTCCTGGCACCATCAGAGGTTTATGTACCTGCCCCCTTTATTTAAATTGTACCGATTTAGTTTATAGTGCTTTTTTGATTCATTTTCCTACAAAAGTGCATTACTTCATAATATATCTGTGATCATCTAATACAGTATACATGTTTTGTATCTGCAAGGTTTGAAATTATACCCTGTTTATCCAGGTTACTGATGCATCAGAATAATGTAACTGAGGAACCCTGAGAGCACCACTGTACTTCAGTCCAAAAAGCAGCCACTGCCCCTTTTTCCCCCATAGGCTTGTCAGCAAAATTAAAGCCTGTTATGTGGAAGTTTGTGAAATCCCTTTTTTGAAGTTAAATAAACCAGTTTTAATAAACTGGAGAAATAGGCAATGTGAGGATATAATTGGTTAAAGGGCAGGGAGCAATTTTGAGCAGTGATCAGGGGATGGGATCGGTTAAAGACAGTGCCATGGGAAATCATTCTATAGGTTGGGAAGTTGCATTATAACATTTGAGCCTCTTTGAAGTTCCTCCTCTTGCTATTTTACATCATGGTGCTGTTCCCAGAATGCTCTGGGCAGTGGTGTAGAACATGATCTTTGGATTTACCTGCAGTGAAAAAAATTATCCTTAACTACATTTTCTGAAGTTCTTGTGATTGCTTTAAAAAGTCCCCTTTTTGCTATTACTGCCTTTAGAGTGTTGTTAATTAAATCCTGAGCATGTGGTGTAGAGAAGTCCCAAAACCAGCTGACCTGTGACATGCTGTTGACTCTTGCTTTTGCACAGAATATCGCCTTGCCGTGAGCAAATTTGTAAAACAAATTTTAAAGTTTCCAATTACTTGTAGATTTTGTACACAAGTGTAAATTGCATCTTAAATCATAAATACTTGTTTCAGCTTTCGGGTTCTTTGAGCATATCTGTAATGGTTTGTTTTTTTTCTCAGGTTGGCATCGTGAAGGAGGAGCAGTTAAAGGTCCACGGCTTCTAAAGGATGTGCTTGGCAGTTCTTGAAGTTTCCTGTTGTGTGGCTGGTTCTTTTTATATTTGTTAgcttatatacacacatatatatattatGCAGGAATGAATTACTGCTGTGAATGGACTTCCCATGTGATTGGATCTTCAGAATTTAACTCCGATATGCATGACTACAGAAGAAGTGTGCTATTTAGGCTAGTAACTCATAAGAAAACTGCTATAAGATGGTAATGAAATGACAGACATATGTATATTTAGCACATTTCCAATGGAAATGTTTTAGTGCTAATTGTTCTACTTAAATTTTCCTGattttgaagttttttttgttGTATTAAAACCATGTATGTTGTATAAGGCAATTAACAATAAACCAGCTATGTATTCTGAAGAGTGCGGCTTGTTCTGAATGGAGTGATCAGTGGTTGGAATTCTGCATTGCGTTTTGCTCAGTTTTAACTTCAGCATGCACCTGTAATATTTTAAAACTTTGTAATTTGGACCATACTCATACTTTCACAAACTAGTTTCATTTTTTCATGCACCCATTTTGGAGTTGGTGTTTTTCTGCTCACCTTTTTGAAGTTTATTCTTCATTCACAACGTCTTAAACAGCATTTTGAGCACATTCATCATGCGTTGTGGATTGTCTTGCATTGGTG
The DNA window shown above is from Mustelus asterias chromosome 2, sMusAst1.hap1.1, whole genome shotgun sequence and carries:
- the LOC144480216 gene encoding eukaryotic translation initiation factor 1b, translated to MSTIQNLQSFDPFADATKGDDRLPAGTEEYIHIRIQQRNGRKTLTTVQGIADDYDKKKLVKAFKKKFACNGTVIEHPEYGEVIQLQGDQRKNICQFLLEVGIVKEEQLKVHGF